The Palleronia sp. THAF1 genome contains the following window.
AACGATCCCCGTCCGCCGGACCAAAGCGATGCGGCGTCGGTATTCCGTTCGGGCTCGTACGACACCGGCAGTCCAGGGCTTTGCATCGCCACGAGTTCGGGGCTTTGGGCGACTGGACTAAGGGCAGGCGGCCGTCCCACGTCATTGATCCGACCGCAGGCGGGAGCTGTTACGAAGGAGAGGATTGCAAGGCATAGGATGGGACGCATCAGCGGAATCCTTGTGAGACGGTGACGGTTCCGTCGGGCATGACGTCTCCGAAGACGGTTGCGCGAGAGGACAGGTTCATGACGCGCAGGCGGTCGCCAACACCGGCGCGATCCAGCGCGCGACCATCGGCGCGCATGCGCAAAGTGCCGGCGGCATACTCTATAACAACGATCTGATTGCGCTCGATCAACGCGGGCGGGCCGATGTCGCCCGTGCGCACCGGCCGTCCGGCGTAGAGCGTCACGCGCGCTTCCTGTCCGATTGCAGCTGACGGGTCGGACAGCAGACCGGGCGCGCCGCCGGGGGCGATTTTCAAGTCGCCGGGACCGATCAGGCTGCGCGCGCGGATCGTCGTGGTCGCGACTACCATGTCGGCCAGCGCCGGAGCTGCCGTCAGGATGAGAAGAAGGGCGATGCGGATCATCGGATCTGCGTCGTCGCGCCGAGCATCTGGTCGGCGGCGGTGATGACTTTTGAGTTCAGCTCGTAGCCCCGCTGCGCCTCGATCAGCTTGGTGATTTCTCGAACGGGATCGACGGAACTGTCTTCCAGATAGCCCTGCCGCAACGTGCCCAAGCCATCGGTGCCCGGCTGTCCGCCGACGGGTGCGCCGGATGCGGGGCTTTCGACGAAGAGGTTCGAGCCGATCGCTTCCAGCCCCTTCACGTTGGAAAAGCCGACGAGGTTCAACTGACCCAGGATTTGGGGTTCGACCTCGTTCGCGAAGTAGGCGTAGACCTCGCCGTCTGCGTTGATCGCGATGGCACGTGCGTCTTCGGGGATGGTGATGCCCGGTACGGCGGGATAGCCGTCCGATGTGACGATCTGGCCGTCCGCGGATCGTTTCAGAGCACCGTCACGAGTGTAGCCGGACTGGCTCGAGGGCAGCGTGACCTCCAGGTAACCGTTGCCTTCAATGGCAAGATCCAGATCGCCGCCGGTCTGGACCAAAGTGCCCTGCGCGACCTCCATCGTCACGGCGGCAGAGCGTGCGCCTAGGCCAAGTTGGATGCCTGTCGGCAGTTCGGTGCCGGTGGCGGACGAGATCGCGCCGGGGCGAGCGACCTGTTCGTAGTGCAGGTCGGCGAATTCTGCGCGGCGGGCGTTGTAGCCGGTGGTGCTCATGTTCGCGAGGTTGTGGGAAATGACTTCCACCCGCTGTTGCTGGGCGGCCATTCCGGTGGCGGCGATGGACAGGGCGCGCATTGATGTCTCCTATCGGCTTAGGGTGGAAAGGACGTTGCGGATGCGCTCGTCCTCTTTTTCGGAAAAGCTCTGGCCAAGCTCGTAGGCGCGCTGCACCTCGATCATGCGGCTGATCTCCAACAGGGGGTTCACGTTCGACGCTTCCAAATGGCCCTGCAGGATCGCTGCGCCTTCGTCGGGGGGGATCGGCTCTGCCGGAGCGGACAGGCGGAACAGAAGGCCCGATCCACGTGTCACGTCTTGCGGCGCGGCGGCGCGCCAAAGGCCGATCTGTACCAGAGGAACTCCGTCAGCTGAGATCGTGCCGTCACGCGCAACGGCGACGCCGCCCGCGTCAGGCGGGATGAAGATCGGCGCGCCGCCGGCATCCAGAACGCGGTTCCCCTCGTTCGTGACCAGCTCGCCGGCTGCGTTCGGCAGGAAGTGACCGGCGCGGGTCAACGCCTCTCCGTCCGGGGTCTCGACGAGGAAGAAGCCGTCGCCTTCGATCGCCATGTCGAAGGTGCCGCCAGTCCTTTCGACACCGCCCTGAAGGTTCGAGGTGTGGCGGACGTTTCCCTTCGCCATGGACAGGGAAGGGGCGTCATCGATAGCCCTGATATGCTCGGCGAAGATCACGCCTTCCTTGCGGTAGCCTTGCGTCGATGCGTTTGCGATATTGTTCGCGATCGTCTGCATCTCATGTCGCAGACCGGAAAGTCGGGTGAGGACGGTGTAGCCGGCGTTATCCATGGATCAGCCCCCCGAGATCAGCGGCACGATGGTCGCGTCGAAGTAGGTGGTAAGGGTGCGCGTCATGAATCCCATCGTCGCCCAGAACACGAGGCCGATGGCGACCAGCTTGGGCACGAAGGTCAGCGTCATTTCCTGCACCGAGGTCAGGGCCTGAAACAGACCGATCACAAGACCGGCGATCAACGCCACCGTCAGGATCGGCGCAGAGATCGTGACAGCGATCCACAATCCCTGCCGCAGCGTGTCGTAGTAGACGCCTTCATTCAGCATCAGACGGGCATCCGCAGGATTTCCTGATACGCCTCGACCACTTTGTTGCGCACAGTCACGGCGGTATCGACGGCGAATTTCGCTTCTCCCAGTGCCTGCACCAGCGCGTGCGGATCGGCGGCACCGGTCATAGCGGCGCGGGCTGTATCGTCGCCCTTTTGCAGCGTTTCGGCAAAGCTCTGAACAGCTTCCGTCGCGGCGGCAACGGCCGGATCGGGTGTCGTGGCCGGGCGAGCGGCGGCATAGCGCTGGGCGGCGAAGGCGGCGGCGATGTCCATTCTGGACCTCCTGTTCTGTCGTTTGGATTAGCGGCGCAGCAGCTCTAGAAGCCCCTGCGCCATCTGGCGGGATTGATCGAAGATCTTGAGGTTGGCCTCGTACGAGCGCTGCGCTTCACGGGCGTCGGCGACCTCTATGATGAGATCGACGGTCGAGCCGTCGTAGAAACCAGTGTCGTCGGCCATCGGGTGGCCGGGGTCGTAGACACGCGGCAATTCGCGACGGTCAAGTTGAACGCGGTCGGCTTGGACTGTTCCGTCGGCCATGTCGCGAAATGCGATCGTCTTGCGCCGATAGCCGGGGGTGTCGGCGTTTGCGATGTTTTCCGAGACGTGGCGTAGACGTTCGGACTGCACCTGCATCCCACTGGCGGAGGCCGCCATGCTGCCAAGTACATCGCTCATGGCTCTCCCTTACCTGTTCCGTCCGAGCGCGCTGCTCAGGATGTCGCGGGCGCTGGAATAGATCGAGAGGGCCATGTCGTGGCTTTGGCGCGCCTGCGCGGCGTGCATCATCTCCGTCTCCAGCGAGACGGTGTTGCCGTTAGGGGAGGCTTCCCCGTCTCGTAAGATCATCCGATGTTCAGTTGCACCGGGATGCGCGCCGATGTGGCCGGGTCGCGTGGCTTGCATCCGAACGGCGGGGTCCAGCTCTTGCGCGAAGTCGTTGATGTCGGTGGCGCGGTAGCCCGGCGTATCCGCATTGGCGACGTTGCGGGCGATATGCGACTGGCGCACGGCGGCGTGGGCCGCCATCCGATGCGCGATCTCTTTTATCCCCATATCTGCCATTTTCGACGTCTCCTTCGTCTGGGTTCAACGAAGGCTTAACGGTGATTCGTTTAGAAAGGGTTGAACTGAAGAAAATTGGACTCGGAAATGACACCAGCCGGTTACGATAATATTCGCGCTGCCCTGAACGGAGTAACGATCGAGCGTCCGTTGGGTCAGGTGTGCGGCATACTGGAAGGGACGATCGAAGTGTCGGGCCTGAACCGTCTCGTAGCGATCGGGGATCGTGTCCGGATCGGCGCGACTGGTCGAGAACTCATGGGCGAAATCGTAGGTGCCGAAGGCACCAAGATGCGCGTGCTGCCCGACGGTTCCGCAGGGGGCCTGCGCATCGGCGACGATGTGGCGGTTATGGGTGTAACGACCGTATCCCCCGATGACAGTTGGATCGGGCGTATCGTCGATCCTGCGGGTCGTCCTTTGGATGGGCGACCTTTGCTGCCCGGTCCGACCAATCGCAGTCTGGCCGCGCGCGCGCCTGCTGCTGCAGACCGGCGTACCATGGGCGCGCGAATCGAAACCGGGCTGCGCGCGTTCAACACGCTTCTACCCATCGTGCGCGGCCAACGGATCGGGCTTTTCGCCGGCTCGGGTGTTGGCAAGTCCAGCCTTTTGGCCGCCCTTGCACGCAGGTTGGACGCTGATGTGGTCGTCTTCGCGATGATCGGCGAACGAAGTCGTGAGATCCGCGATGCGGTCGAACGCGGGCTGGGGCCGGACGGCATGGCGCGCACCGTCATCATTGCGGCAACGGCAGATGCCCCCGCGACCGAGCGTGCGCGATGTTTACCTGCGGCGTTGTCTGTTGCGGAGCATCACCGCGATGCCGGCAAGCACGTGCTTCTCTTGGCCGACTCGATCACCCGCCATGCCGAGGCTCATCGGCAGGTAGCCGGGGCGCGGGGCGAGACACCTGTTTTTGGCGGCTACCCGGCTTCGATGCCCACAGATATAGCGGCACTGTGCGAACGGGCGGGACCGGGCGCCGAAGGGCAGGGCGATATTACGGCCGTCTTCACGGTTCTGGTGGCTGGGGGCGATCATGACGGACCGGTGGCCGATACCCTGCGCGGGATCCTTGATGGCCACATCGTTTTGGACCGCAGAATTGCCGAGCGTGGTCGCTTCCCGGCGGTGGACTTGTCGCGGTCCGTTTCACGATCTTTGCCAGAGGCTGCCAGTGACCACGAGAACACCCTGATTGCAGAAACGCGCCGCCTGATCGGAGCGTATGAACGGTCCGAGATGATGATTAAGGCCGGACTATATGCCGCTGGCAGTGATCGGACGCTTGATGCCGCAATAGAGTCCTGGGCGCGCATCGATACGTTCCTGAGCCAAAGCGAGGCCGGAACGATGCAGGACAGTTTCGTGGCCTTGGCACGCTGCCTGTCGCGTCGCGGTCAGGGGGGCGGAGAATGAAATAAATCGGTGAGGACACTGAGCAATCATTGGCGGATCGCCATCAGGCTTTGTGGAAGCGTATGGTCTCTGCACTTGCCTTGACGGGCGGCTCTAACAGGGTCGATTTCAGCCCGCCTGCAGCACGGTCAGCGCGATGCTGGCACCCGTTGTCCGTGAGACGTTGAAACCCTGAAGCTGACTGAGGGCCAAGAAGCGTGTTCGCAATTGGTCTTTGATGTCCGTCTTGTTCAGCTCTGCCAGTTCCGACGTGCCAAAGGCCGCTTCGGCGCGCGATTTGAACTCTGAGAGCTGGCGATCAATGTCCAGAGTCCCGAAACTTTCGGGCAGGTTCAGCGCCACTTCGAAGACTTTGCGCAAGGGGGGCGTTGCCATCACGGTGAACCACTTGGCATCGTTGCCCTGAGGACTTTTGGCAATGTCACCAAGGTCGCGACTTAGCCCTAGGGCGAGGCGCATATCTGTGTCGACCTCGCCCGCTGCGATCTCGAACTGGCGGTCGCGGTAGAGACCTGTGATCCGTTCGGCGAAGCCCGTATCTTGCGTGCGCGGGCCTCCGATATCCCCGAAACCGAAAGCACGGGACATGGCAAGGTAACGCTTGTCCGTGAAGCGGTTTACGAGAGAGCTTGGATCGCGGGAATTCGCGCCGAGTACTTGCTCGATCAAGTAGCGACTATCGACATCGCTATCGAGACCGAAGGCCCCCAAAGCGACTTCGCGCAGTGTGCGATCCGCGACTAGCTCCTCCGGAGAGCCGATTTGTGCGATCCGCTCTGCGAAATGATCGAGGCGCCGCTGGACCTGTGGCTGTGCCTCGAACGCGGCCTGCTGGGCAGGGCGCGTGCGTAGCAAGAACTGGTATCCACCAACGCCGGAGAACGGTATCGCAGGAACAAATGTCATACCGGTGACCGGCTGAGCAGCTCAGTTTCCACGTGCAGCAAGCTGCGCAGGGCCTTCAGGGTTTGGTAGGCTTGGCCATCGCTGGCGGCCCGCCGGGCGAGCGAGAGAGCCTCATGTTGTTGGGGTTCGGTAAAGATCTGCGAGATGGCATTGATGCCTGAGACAAGATCTGGAGCAACATCCTCGATGCGTCGGTCGCCCGACAGCACGAGCTGAGCCAGATAACAAAGGCGGCGCACCGGCGTCGTTGCCTCATTCGGATGAATGGCGTCGCGCAGCCGCAAGATGTGGGCCCCCGGCGTCAGGATGTTCAGGCGACCACGCCGCTGACCGTTCTCGATCACCGCGCCGTTGATCAGCAGCCGTTCCGACGGTGCAAGTTTGAGGACCAGACCACTCATGCGGCACGCGCCGATGTCTGACGAAGTCCCGACATGATCGTCGTGTTGACGTCTATTAACGCCTCTGTGCCGATTTCGCCGCGCAGAACACGCGAACTGTGATGAGTCACGAATTCGGACAGGTAGAAGATTCTCGCACGCAATTCTTTGGGGAGGCCATTTTGAGGATCTGCGACTTCGGTGGCGAGAATTGTCCAGAGCGCGCGATTGTCCGCAATGGCATGCGCCTTTTCGGAGGCGGATTCGGCTTTGCGGAGCGCGGTGGTGGCCTTGGCGAAAACATCGTACTCGATGGAACGAGGTGTCCGGATGGAACTGTTGGTCGCAGCGTATCCTGCATGGGCCATAAGAGATGCGTTCACGGCGTGTCCTTTTTTAGACGTGTGCGGTTACACCGCTGACAGTAAAATCAAACTGGCCGGGGAGTGCGAAGCTCCCCGGCCAGTCACGATCAGCGGAACAGGGACAGTAGCTGCTGCGGTGCCTGATTGGCGATGGACAGCGCCTGGGTTCCCAGCTGCTGCTGCACCTGAAGCGCCTGCAGGCGGGCCGACGCCTCTTCCATGTTGGCGTCCACCAACGAGCCAATGCCGGACTTGATCGAGTCGGTCAGCTTGCCGACAAATTCGCCCTGATCGGAGATCCGTTTGCCCGATGCGCCCAGGGCAGCCGCACCATCAACAGCCGTCTGGATCAACGTTTCCATCGCGGTGATCGACGTTTCGGCCGCAGCCGCAGAACTGACATCTATGGTGGTCAGGTCGAGGTTCGCCTCGAAGTCGACCGATGCGACGTCGATATTGGATGCCGTGACTGTACCCCCCGCATCGCGGTCAATCGACGACAGGACCGAAATGCCAGCGTTACCCGCAGTGTTCAGCAGGTTCGCGCCGTTGAATTGCGACGCGCCGATCACCGAGGTGATCTGTGCCTTCAGTTCGTTCACATCGGCGGTCAGCTTGACATTGTCGACGTTCTCACCGGTTGCGGCGACGACCTTTTCCTTCATCTCGTTCAAGAGATTGGTGACTTGTTCCGCTCCGGCACTGGCAACCGAGACGGTCGATTCGCCCAGCGACAGGCTTTTCGAGATTGCCGTGAAGCCGCTGACATCAGATTCCATCACCTTGGAGATGGCCCAGATGGCCGAGTTGTCTTTGGCTTGACCGACTTCTTTGCCGGTGGAAATCTGGCTTTGAACTTCGCCAAGGTTCTTGTTGATACCTTTTAGCGTTTGAAGGGCCACCATCGCGGAGTTGTTGGTCAGAATGCTGGACATGTGTGTTTCCTTATTTTCCGAGCGCGCCTTATGCGTCGCGGATATGCCCTGATCGGGCGGTCGTTTGGCCATTCTGACCTGCAGCCCCGGTGTGGCGGGGCGTTCTGCGTTCGCTTCCGAACACGGGTGACCATGGGGGGAAATGTCTAACAAGTGATGACCGGGGCTGGGAAAACTCGGTCAATTCGGGGGCAAATCGCTCAAGTTTTAGGTGATTGCGCCCAGACGTATGATCTGACCGCCAGCCGCGTCTGCGTCCTCGCCGTCGTGCGTGACCAGCACGACGGGCAAACCGCGTGCGGTCGCCGTCTGGAATACCATCTGCCGGGTTTGCTCTCGGCGATCTGCGTCGAGCCGAGAGAACGGCTCGTCCAGCAAAAGCGCTTCCGGTCCCGCAAGGATCGTCCGCATAAGCGCGATCCGGGCGCGTTGACCACCGGAGAGAGTCGCCGGGTCACGCGGCCCGAAATCGGCAAGGCCGACTTCATCGAGTGCCTGCTCTACAAACTCTTGGCGCTGCGCCTTGGGGCCGGGGGGCAGTCCGAACGCCAGATTGCCGGCGACGGACAGGTGCGGGAACAGAAGGTCGTCCTGGAACAGGATGCCGATGCGTCGTCGATGAGTGGGCAGGTCTGTCACGTCGCGCCCGTTCAACACGATCCGGCCCTGCGCCGCGAATGTGCGATCCAACGTCCCGGTCAGGAAGGCCAGAAGCGTGGACTTGCCGCTGCCGGATGGACCCATGACGGTCAGCACCTTACCTTTCGCGACCTGTGCATCGATGGCGAACAGCGCCGTGCCGTTCAATGATATGGATACGTTCGAGAGGTTCAGACCGTCAGACATGAAGCCCTCGTCGATTGCGGAACAGGACAGCGGGAAGCACAAGCGCCAGCGCGAAAGGCAGAAGCGCGGCGCCGGTCTGTGCAAGGGCGAAGGCCCCGATGGCGCGGCGGTCGCCGCCGGATGACAGGGCGACGGCCTCGGTCGTCAGGGTCGCGACGCGCCCCCCGCCGATCAGAAGGGTCGGAAGGTATTGCCCAACGCTGACGGCGATACCGATGGCCATTGCGGTCAGGACGGGACGCAGGAGCATCGGAAGACGAATGCGCCAAAGGATGTTGGTGTGGGTCGCCCCAAGCGCGGCGGCGACGGTGGCCTGCCTTGTATCCCACGCGCGCCATGGGTCGCCCAGCGACAGGAACACGTAGGGTAGAACGAAGACCAGATGCGCTGCGATCACGGGCGCGCGGCCCGTGTCGGCTCCGACCGATAGCAGAAGTGTCTGTAGTCCCGGAAGGAAGGCGATTTGTGGTACGAGCAGGGGCAAATATAGCGCCCACGTCGCACGCCGTGTCATGCGACCGCCGTGTCGGTGTTCGGCCTCCAAGCAACCGATGGTCAGGATCAAGGCCAGTGCGGTCGCGATTCCCGCCACGAGGAAGGTGTCGGTGGCGGTGTCCGCAAGGGCGTCCGCATGGCGCATCCACGTACGCGCGGTCAGCCCGGCGGGCAATGGGTCCGGGTAGGCCCATTGCGCGGCCACAGACCAGAGGGCTAGCAGTGCGAGGCCCAGCAAGGTCGTTATCGCCGTGACCGCCGCCAGCGGCAGACCAACGGCGCGGATCACGGCGTCACGGGCGTGGCGGTGTCCCGAGCGGGCCCAGATGCAGCCCAAGCGTGCGACGG
Protein-coding sequences here:
- the fliE gene encoding flagellar hook-basal body complex protein FliE, which codes for MDIAAAFAAQRYAAARPATTPDPAVAAATEAVQSFAETLQKGDDTARAAMTGAADPHALVQALGEAKFAVDTAVTVRNKVVEAYQEILRMPV
- a CDS encoding flagellar biosynthetic protein FliQ — encoded protein: MLNEGVYYDTLRQGLWIAVTISAPILTVALIAGLVIGLFQALTSVQEMTLTFVPKLVAIGLVFWATMGFMTRTLTTYFDATIVPLISGG
- a CDS encoding ABC transporter permease; this encodes MLRFVPALTLLAMLGPVIAGLYGALLPAFGHLPAAGFHGPSLVAFQALFAWRGLADASRLSITSGLLATMLSLAIVTLIVAGWSGTRPFKWLERALSPLLSVPHAAAAFGLAFLIAPSGWIMRLAAPVAGFDRPPDVLVVGDPWGLSLTAGLVAKEVPFLLLMTLAALPQVQAARTLAVARSLGYGRIAGWLKSVFPAIYAQIRLPIYVVLAFSMSVVDVALILGPTTPPTLSVQIVEWMGAPDLQNRMTAAAGALWQLALVLAVLALWRTGEWAVARLGCIWARSGHRHARDAVIRAVGLPLAAVTAITTLLGLALLALWSVAAQWAYPDPLPAGLTARTWMRHADALADTATDTFLVAGIATALALILTIGCLEAEHRHGGRMTRRATWALYLPLLVPQIAFLPGLQTLLLSVGADTGRAPVIAAHLVFVLPYVFLSLGDPWRAWDTRQATVAAALGATHTNILWRIRLPMLLRPVLTAMAIGIAVSVGQYLPTLLIGGGRVATLTTEAVALSSGGDRRAIGAFALAQTGAALLPFALALVLPAVLFRNRRGLHV
- a CDS encoding flagellar hook-basal body complex protein, with translation MDNAGYTVLTRLSGLRHEMQTIANNIANASTQGYRKEGVIFAEHIRAIDDAPSLSMAKGNVRHTSNLQGGVERTGGTFDMAIEGDGFFLVETPDGEALTRAGHFLPNAAGELVTNEGNRVLDAGGAPIFIPPDAGGVAVARDGTISADGVPLVQIGLWRAAAPQDVTRGSGLLFRLSAPAEPIPPDEGAAILQGHLEASNVNPLLEISRMIEVQRAYELGQSFSEKEDERIRNVLSTLSR
- a CDS encoding ATP-binding cassette domain-containing protein; this encodes MSDGLNLSNVSISLNGTALFAIDAQVAKGKVLTVMGPSGSGKSTLLAFLTGTLDRTFAAQGRIVLNGRDVTDLPTHRRRIGILFQDDLLFPHLSVAGNLAFGLPPGPKAQRQEFVEQALDEVGLADFGPRDPATLSGGQRARIALMRTILAGPEALLLDEPFSRLDADRREQTRQMVFQTATARGLPVVLVTHDGEDADAAGGQIIRLGAIT
- a CDS encoding FlgB family protein — translated: MADMGIKEIAHRMAAHAAVRQSHIARNVANADTPGYRATDINDFAQELDPAVRMQATRPGHIGAHPGATEHRMILRDGEASPNGNTVSLETEMMHAAQARQSHDMALSIYSSARDILSSALGRNR
- a CDS encoding FliI/YscN family ATPase — protein: MTPAGYDNIRAALNGVTIERPLGQVCGILEGTIEVSGLNRLVAIGDRVRIGATGRELMGEIVGAEGTKMRVLPDGSAGGLRIGDDVAVMGVTTVSPDDSWIGRIVDPAGRPLDGRPLLPGPTNRSLAARAPAAADRRTMGARIETGLRAFNTLLPIVRGQRIGLFAGSGVGKSSLLAALARRLDADVVVFAMIGERSREIRDAVERGLGPDGMARTVIIAATADAPATERARCLPAALSVAEHHRDAGKHVLLLADSITRHAEAHRQVAGARGETPVFGGYPASMPTDIAALCERAGPGAEGQGDITAVFTVLVAGGDHDGPVADTLRGILDGHIVLDRRIAERGRFPAVDLSRSVSRSLPEAASDHENTLIAETRRLIGAYERSEMMIKAGLYAAGSDRTLDAAIESWARIDTFLSQSEAGTMQDSFVALARCLSRRGQGGGE
- the flgA gene encoding flagellar basal body P-ring formation chaperone FlgA codes for the protein MIRIALLLILTAAPALADMVVATTTIRARSLIGPGDLKIAPGGAPGLLSDPSAAIGQEARVTLYAGRPVRTGDIGPPALIERNQIVVIEYAAGTLRMRADGRALDRAGVGDRLRVMNLSSRATVFGDVMPDGTVTVSQGFR
- a CDS encoding DUF1217 domain-containing protein: MTFVPAIPFSGVGGYQFLLRTRPAQQAAFEAQPQVQRRLDHFAERIAQIGSPEELVADRTLREVALGAFGLDSDVDSRYLIEQVLGANSRDPSSLVNRFTDKRYLAMSRAFGFGDIGGPRTQDTGFAERITGLYRDRQFEIAAGEVDTDMRLALGLSRDLGDIAKSPQGNDAKWFTVMATPPLRKVFEVALNLPESFGTLDIDRQLSEFKSRAEAAFGTSELAELNKTDIKDQLRTRFLALSQLQGFNVSRTTGASIALTVLQAG
- a CDS encoding flagellin, translated to MSSILTNNSAMVALQTLKGINKNLGEVQSQISTGKEVGQAKDNSAIWAISKVMESDVSGFTAISKSLSLGESTVSVASAGAEQVTNLLNEMKEKVVAATGENVDNVKLTADVNELKAQITSVIGASQFNGANLLNTAGNAGISVLSSIDRDAGGTVTASNIDVASVDFEANLDLTTIDVSSAAAAETSITAMETLIQTAVDGAAALGASGKRISDQGEFVGKLTDSIKSGIGSLVDANMEEASARLQALQVQQQLGTQALSIANQAPQQLLSLFR
- the flaF gene encoding flagellar biosynthesis regulator FlaF; this translates as MNASLMAHAGYAATNSSIRTPRSIEYDVFAKATTALRKAESASEKAHAIADNRALWTILATEVADPQNGLPKELRARIFYLSEFVTHHSSRVLRGEIGTEALIDVNTTIMSGLRQTSARAA
- the flbT gene encoding flagellar biosynthesis repressor FlbT produces the protein MSGLVLKLAPSERLLINGAVIENGQRRGRLNILTPGAHILRLRDAIHPNEATTPVRRLCYLAQLVLSGDRRIEDVAPDLVSGINAISQIFTEPQQHEALSLARRAASDGQAYQTLKALRSLLHVETELLSRSPV
- the flgG gene encoding flagellar basal-body rod protein FlgG — protein: MRALSIAATGMAAQQQRVEVISHNLANMSTTGYNARRAEFADLHYEQVARPGAISSATGTELPTGIQLGLGARSAAVTMEVAQGTLVQTGGDLDLAIEGNGYLEVTLPSSQSGYTRDGALKRSADGQIVTSDGYPAVPGITIPEDARAIAINADGEVYAYFANEVEPQILGQLNLVGFSNVKGLEAIGSNLFVESPASGAPVGGQPGTDGLGTLRQGYLEDSSVDPVREITKLIEAQRGYELNSKVITAADQMLGATTQIR
- the flgC gene encoding flagellar basal body rod protein FlgC, with protein sequence MSDVLGSMAASASGMQVQSERLRHVSENIANADTPGYRRKTIAFRDMADGTVQADRVQLDRRELPRVYDPGHPMADDTGFYDGSTVDLIIEVADAREAQRSYEANLKIFDQSRQMAQGLLELLRR